A region of Streptomyces sp. R44 DNA encodes the following proteins:
- a CDS encoding serine/threonine-protein kinase, with translation MTGANGADLVGEVLGGRYRVTAMIGRGGMGVVARAVDQLLNREVAVKVLRAYTDASPAELADLRVRMQREAQAAARVRHSGVVTVHDVVEERGLPVIVMELVEGPSLDDVLAERGSLEPREAAAIGAKLMDALDAAHRAGVLHRDVKPGNVLLEPGGRVVLTDFGIASMETSGDEALAKLTQSGQIVGSLDYLPPERAQGQVPGAASDIWALGMTLYAAVEGAAPFRRTSVWSTLAAIVGEPLPEPRRAGPLTPVLRALMAKDPLQRPDAGQAREMLEAVAGGGAVDLAAAPAPQPVTPPGFGPALAAPYSPPPPQPVAPYLPPPGAYAAPPPPAGAGQPGGVPAAAAGRLSRSETRATTVRARRTRTIAAAAAATVLVCGGVAYALMDTRGDGGDGSDTALPTASTSTGGGMPGAGGTTDGPTSPGDLTSLRPGETASTTPGETPSGPPSKKGEDPSKGSASASPGAGGGRPAGSPSASPKATPSATVKEPTPVSTACTGWAHSNRSDGYGRASQNTHLYAGPYAECSYVTELNSGTKVYYHCYITNAHGNKWIYARIAGTETEGWVFGDKSTLDSGTLARC, from the coding sequence GTGACGGGGGCGAACGGCGCGGATCTGGTCGGCGAGGTTCTGGGCGGTCGATACCGCGTGACCGCGATGATCGGCCGCGGTGGAATGGGCGTGGTCGCCCGGGCGGTGGACCAGTTGCTGAACCGCGAGGTCGCCGTCAAGGTCCTGCGGGCCTACACCGACGCCTCGCCGGCCGAACTGGCCGATCTGCGGGTCCGGATGCAGCGGGAGGCGCAGGCCGCCGCCCGGGTCCGGCACAGCGGTGTGGTCACGGTGCACGACGTGGTCGAGGAGCGGGGGCTGCCGGTCATCGTCATGGAGCTGGTCGAGGGGCCCTCCCTCGACGACGTACTGGCGGAGCGCGGGTCGCTGGAGCCGCGCGAAGCGGCCGCGATCGGCGCGAAGCTGATGGACGCGCTCGACGCCGCCCACCGGGCCGGGGTCCTCCACCGGGACGTCAAGCCCGGCAACGTCCTCCTCGAACCGGGCGGCCGGGTCGTGCTCACCGATTTCGGCATCGCCAGCATGGAGACCTCCGGCGACGAGGCCCTGGCCAAGCTGACCCAGAGCGGTCAGATCGTCGGCTCCCTCGACTATCTGCCGCCGGAGCGCGCACAGGGCCAGGTGCCGGGTGCCGCCTCGGACATCTGGGCACTCGGCATGACGCTGTACGCGGCCGTGGAGGGCGCCGCGCCGTTCCGCCGTACGTCGGTGTGGTCGACGCTCGCGGCGATCGTCGGCGAACCGCTGCCGGAGCCCCGGCGCGCCGGACCGCTCACCCCGGTGCTGCGGGCGCTGATGGCCAAGGACCCGCTGCAGCGGCCCGACGCCGGGCAGGCGCGCGAGATGCTGGAGGCGGTCGCCGGGGGCGGTGCGGTGGACCTCGCGGCGGCACCGGCGCCCCAGCCGGTGACCCCGCCGGGCTTCGGCCCCGCCCTGGCCGCGCCGTACTCCCCGCCGCCCCCGCAGCCCGTCGCTCCCTATCTGCCGCCGCCCGGCGCGTATGCCGCCCCGCCGCCGCCGGCGGGGGCCGGGCAGCCGGGCGGGGTGCCCGCCGCGGCCGCCGGGCGGCTCAGCCGTTCCGAGACCCGTGCCACGACGGTACGGGCCCGGCGCACCCGCACCATCGCCGCGGCGGCCGCCGCGACCGTCCTCGTCTGCGGCGGAGTCGCCTACGCCCTGATGGACACGCGGGGCGACGGGGGCGACGGCTCCGACACCGCCCTTCCCACGGCGAGCACCTCCACCGGCGGGGGCATGCCCGGCGCGGGCGGCACGACCGACGGCCCGACCTCCCCGGGGGACCTGACGTCCCTCCGTCCCGGCGAGACGGCGTCCACCACCCCCGGCGAGACGCCGTCCGGCCCGCCCTCGAAGAAGGGTGAGGACCCGAGTAAGGGCTCCGCGTCGGCGTCTCCCGGCGCCGGAGGCGGCCGGCCGGCCGGCTCCCCGTCGGCCTCGCCGAAGGCGACGCCCAGCGCCACCGTGAAGGAGCCCACGCCGGTGTCGACGGCGTGCACCGGCTGGGCCCACTCGAACCGCAGCGACGGCTACGGCCGCGCGTCCCAGAACACCCATCTCTACGCCGGGCCGTACGCGGAGTGCTCCTACGTGACCGAGCTCAACTCCGGGACGAAGGTCTACTACCACTGCTACATCACCAACGCCCACGGCAACAAGTGGATCTACGCCCGCATCGCGGGCACGGAGACCGAAGGCTGGGTGTTCGGCGACAAGTCCACCCTGGACAGCGGCACGCTCGCCCGCTGCTGA
- a CDS encoding roadblock/LC7 domain-containing protein — protein MASNVPNGHSSDLDWLLSGLVQRVPYTRNAVLLSSDGLVKSVHGLDPDAADHMAALASGLYSLGRSAGARFGDGGEVRQVVVELDSTLLFVSTAGSGTCLAVLAGREADAAVLGYEMAMLVKSVRPYLVTPARQAAGAVGGLGQ, from the coding sequence ATGGCGAGCAATGTGCCGAACGGCCATTCCTCGGACCTCGACTGGCTGCTCAGCGGCCTGGTCCAGCGGGTCCCGTACACCCGCAACGCCGTCCTGCTCTCCTCCGACGGTCTCGTGAAATCCGTCCACGGCCTCGACCCCGACGCCGCCGACCACATGGCGGCCCTCGCCTCCGGGCTCTACTCGCTCGGCCGCAGCGCCGGCGCCCGGTTCGGCGACGGCGGCGAGGTCCGTCAGGTGGTCGTGGAGCTCGACTCCACCCTCCTGTTCGTCTCCACCGCCGGCTCCGGCACCTGCCTGGCCGTCCTCGCCGGGCGCGAGGCGGACGCCGCCGTCCTCGGCTACGAGATGGCGATGCTCGTCAAGAGCGTCCGGCCCTACCTGGTCACCCCCGCCCGGCAGGCCGCCGGCGCGGTGGGCGGTCTCGGGCAGTAG
- a CDS encoding glycoside hydrolase domain-containing protein produces the protein MAGHRLSKKRRYIAATAGCAVAVVGAVVAAQTSMAATVWPAQKTFTGRAFDTCTAPSLAAMKAWNTGFYGAAAVYVGGKNRGCSQPNLTASWTKSVSAMGWKLIPIYVGAQPPCQTSSNPERLTASTAASLGVTDANDAVAKASALGMKAGSPIFLDMEPYDITNKACNDAVLTYVRSFTRTLRAKTYRGGYYGFSSSSAKAVATATDRTDLPGNLWYALWDKQYTTTADWPWGATQYTNHSRGHQYLVNSRETRGGYTLTVDQDAWDGPVALIG, from the coding sequence ATGGCCGGACATCGGCTTTCCAAGAAGCGTCGCTACATCGCCGCGACCGCGGGATGCGCCGTCGCCGTCGTGGGTGCCGTCGTCGCGGCGCAGACCTCGATGGCGGCCACGGTCTGGCCCGCCCAGAAGACCTTCACCGGCCGGGCGTTCGACACCTGCACGGCCCCTTCCCTCGCCGCCATGAAGGCGTGGAACACCGGCTTCTACGGAGCCGCCGCGGTGTACGTCGGAGGAAAGAACCGCGGCTGCTCCCAGCCGAACCTCACCGCGTCCTGGACGAAGTCGGTCAGCGCCATGGGCTGGAAGCTCATCCCGATCTACGTCGGCGCCCAGCCGCCCTGCCAGACCAGCTCCAATCCCGAGAGGCTCACGGCCTCGACGGCGGCGTCCCTCGGCGTGACGGACGCCAACGACGCGGTCGCCAAGGCGTCGGCGCTCGGCATGAAGGCCGGCAGCCCGATCTTCCTCGACATGGAGCCGTACGACATCACGAACAAGGCGTGCAACGACGCCGTGCTGACGTACGTGCGCTCCTTCACCAGGACGCTGCGCGCCAAGACCTACCGCGGCGGCTACTACGGCTTCTCCAGCTCCAGCGCCAAGGCCGTCGCCACCGCGACCGACCGCACCGACCTGCCGGGCAACCTCTGGTACGCGCTGTGGGACAAGCAGTACACCACCACCGCCGACTGGCCCTGGGGCGCCACCCAGTACACCAACCACAGCCGCGGCCACCAGTACCTGGTCAACAGCAGGGAGACCCGGGGCGGCTACACCCTCACCGTCGACCAGGACGCCTGGGACGGCCCCGTCGCCCTCATCGGCTGA
- a CDS encoding ATP-binding protein, which yields MSQLRAPASRSERREGGRHGRPGARSATGTHSNPPAQASAPLPAEARIRPQLLRTSVLPAVAVALGGAAAVLFTIRSTGASPTPGLWAALTGAAALTVASVTAAALGADRAAKSVLDRCNSLRRASARGQSELRTVVEQLRRGEGPPPRPAQPTTPTPGDEFDLLSQELTRSHEAAVAAVVQASRLSSSVGNEQKVEVFVNLARRLQSLVHREIQLLDELENEVEDPELLKGLFHVDHLATRIRRHAENLAVLGGAISRRQWSNPVTMTEVLRSSIAEVEQYPRVKLVPPIDGTLRGHAVADVIHLLAELVENATLFSAPHTTVLLRAQYVTAGLAIEVEDRGLGMPVTEQNKMNALLADPDQVNVAHLLQDGRIGLFVVSALARRHGIAVRLQSNIYGGVQAVLVLPQGLLGSDPEGLAQHERQTAATAGSAAIPPGQVQIQPQGRPAATAPTQTPSHPTPAPSPVPAHTPGHTPAQAPTPTPSQAPAPVAAHAQGHVSGHVSGPPQTPAQASLSGTAATAPVPQSVPSPSPERAAARHEETPMPGSHPYLRTSAQPSGYGDPGPAPAIPAQPAGSEHMGPPDHLLSPLPPAPLAEDDGRPLLPKRRAQEHIVPQLRDEPVTRKTEEHALHDPGLMAAFQRGIGLAESQPAPHESLRPGDAHKE from the coding sequence ATGTCTCAACTTCGCGCACCCGCCTCGCGGTCCGAACGACGCGAGGGCGGGCGGCACGGCCGGCCAGGCGCCCGCTCCGCCACCGGCACCCACAGCAACCCCCCGGCGCAGGCCTCCGCGCCCCTTCCCGCGGAAGCCCGCATACGCCCCCAACTTCTGCGCACGTCCGTGCTCCCCGCCGTCGCGGTGGCCCTCGGCGGGGCGGCGGCCGTCCTCTTCACCATCCGCTCCACGGGAGCCAGCCCCACCCCCGGCCTCTGGGCCGCGCTCACCGGAGCCGCCGCCCTCACCGTGGCCTCCGTGACCGCCGCCGCGCTCGGCGCGGACCGGGCCGCCAAGTCCGTCCTCGACCGCTGCAACTCCCTGCGCCGCGCCAGCGCCCGCGGTCAGAGCGAACTCCGGACGGTCGTCGAACAGTTGCGCAGGGGAGAAGGTCCCCCGCCCCGCCCCGCGCAGCCGACCACGCCCACCCCGGGTGACGAGTTCGACCTGCTGTCCCAGGAGCTGACGCGCTCTCACGAGGCCGCCGTCGCGGCCGTCGTGCAGGCCTCCCGGCTCTCCAGCAGCGTCGGAAACGAACAGAAGGTCGAGGTCTTCGTCAACCTCGCCCGGCGCCTGCAGTCCCTGGTCCACCGCGAGATCCAGCTCCTCGACGAGCTGGAGAACGAGGTCGAGGACCCGGAGCTGCTCAAGGGCCTGTTCCACGTCGACCACCTGGCCACCCGCATCCGCCGCCACGCCGAGAACCTCGCCGTGCTCGGCGGCGCCATCTCCCGCCGCCAGTGGTCGAACCCGGTCACCATGACCGAGGTGCTGCGCTCCTCCATCGCCGAGGTCGAGCAGTACCCGCGCGTGAAGCTCGTACCCCCGATCGACGGTACGCTCCGGGGCCATGCCGTGGCCGACGTCATCCACCTCCTCGCCGAACTCGTCGAGAACGCGACGCTGTTCTCCGCGCCGCACACCACCGTGCTGCTGCGCGCCCAGTACGTCACGGCGGGCCTCGCGATCGAGGTCGAGGACCGGGGCCTGGGCATGCCCGTCACCGAGCAGAACAAGATGAACGCCCTGCTCGCCGATCCCGACCAGGTCAACGTCGCGCACCTGCTCCAGGACGGTCGCATCGGCCTCTTCGTCGTCTCGGCGCTCGCCCGCCGGCACGGCATCGCCGTACGCCTCCAGTCCAACATCTACGGCGGCGTCCAGGCCGTCCTCGTGCTCCCGCAGGGCCTCCTCGGCTCCGACCCCGAGGGCCTCGCCCAGCACGAGCGCCAGACCGCCGCCACCGCCGGCTCGGCGGCGATCCCGCCCGGCCAGGTGCAGATCCAGCCCCAGGGCCGGCCCGCGGCCACCGCCCCGACGCAGACCCCGAGCCACCCCACCCCGGCGCCGAGCCCCGTCCCGGCGCACACTCCCGGCCACACCCCGGCCCAGGCTCCGACCCCCACGCCGAGCCAGGCGCCGGCCCCGGTCGCGGCGCACGCCCAGGGCCACGTCTCCGGTCACGTCTCCGGCCCCCCGCAGACGCCCGCGCAGGCCTCCCTGAGCGGAACGGCCGCCACCGCCCCCGTACCGCAGTCCGTACCCTCGCCCTCCCCGGAGCGGGCCGCCGCCCGTCACGAGGAGACCCCCATGCCCGGCTCGCACCCGTACCTCCGTACGAGCGCGCAGCCGAGCGGGTACGGGGACCCCGGTCCCGCCCCCGCGATACCGGCCCAGCCGGCCGGATCCGAGCACATGGGCCCGCCGGACCACCTGCTCTCGCCGCTCCCCCCGGCCCCCCTCGCCGAGGACGACGGCCGGCCCCTGCTCCCCAAGAGGCGCGCACAGGAGCACATCGTCCCGCAGCTGCGGGACGAGCCCGTGACCCGCAAGACCGAGGAGCACGCCCTGCACGACCCGGGCCTGATGGCCGCGTTCCAGCGCGGCATCGGCCTCGCCGAATCCCAGCCCGCCCCCCATGAATCGCTGCGTCCCGGCGACGCGCACAAGGAGTAG
- a CDS encoding alpha/beta hydrolase — protein MAVGYLVTVVLAALIVVFCLVRIRGPKPLFFFSYRLGLVFNEMPFVVLYALAASTALAFAEGDIATAADRAAVGLAVVSAAGLVVVARRGMRTATVVRGALDEALGAGTATRRRPPLARILLRPFFRRRGDVRRVGNLGYGDAGRRNLLDVYHHRSRPQGGAVLIHFHGGHYDQGRKSTQSLPLLHRLASRGWVCISANYRLRPAFSHPAHLIDAKKVIAWAREHAEEYGAAPGAAVFVAGSSAGGHMAALAALTPGEPAYQPGFEEADTSVTAAIALNGYLGTYFDGDPATSPVNLARPDAPPFLIAHGDLDELVDTENPKALVGALRAVSTSPVVYAELPGAHHAFDLLHSFRFEALIDGIEDFAAWVRAREKPL, from the coding sequence ATGGCCGTGGGCTATCTGGTGACGGTCGTGCTGGCCGCACTGATCGTGGTGTTCTGCCTGGTGCGCATCCGGGGGCCGAAACCCCTCTTCTTCTTCAGTTACCGGCTCGGTCTGGTCTTCAACGAGATGCCGTTCGTCGTCCTCTACGCGCTGGCCGCGTCGACGGCGCTCGCCTTCGCGGAAGGCGACATCGCCACCGCTGCCGACCGGGCGGCCGTCGGGCTGGCGGTCGTCTCGGCCGCCGGGCTCGTCGTGGTCGCCCGGCGCGGGATGCGGACGGCGACCGTGGTCCGGGGCGCGCTGGACGAGGCGCTCGGCGCCGGTACGGCCACGCGGCGCCGGCCGCCACTGGCACGCATCCTGCTCAGGCCGTTCTTCCGGCGCCGCGGTGACGTCAGGCGCGTGGGCAACCTCGGCTACGGCGACGCCGGCCGCCGCAACCTCCTCGACGTCTACCACCACCGCTCCCGCCCCCAGGGCGGTGCCGTACTGATCCACTTCCACGGCGGCCACTACGACCAGGGACGGAAGAGCACCCAGTCGCTGCCCCTGCTCCACCGGCTCGCGAGCCGGGGCTGGGTCTGCATCAGCGCCAACTACCGTCTGCGGCCAGCCTTCTCCCACCCGGCCCATCTGATCGACGCGAAGAAGGTCATCGCCTGGGCGCGCGAACACGCCGAGGAGTACGGCGCGGCCCCCGGGGCGGCCGTGTTCGTGGCGGGGAGTTCGGCGGGCGGGCACATGGCGGCACTCGCCGCCCTCACCCCCGGCGAACCCGCGTACCAGCCCGGTTTCGAGGAGGCGGACACCTCCGTGACCGCCGCCATCGCGCTCAACGGCTACCTCGGGACCTACTTCGACGGCGACCCGGCGACCTCGCCGGTGAACCTCGCCCGCCCGGACGCGCCCCCCTTCCTCATCGCCCACGGCGACCTCGACGAACTGGTCGACACCGAGAACCCCAAGGCCCTCGTCGGCGCCCTGCGCGCCGTCTCCACCTCACCGGTCGTGTACGCCGAACTCCCCGGCGCACACCACGCCTTCGACCTCCTCCACTCCTTCCGCTTCGAGGCGCTCATCGACGGCATCGAGGACTTCGCCGCGTGGGTGAGGGCGAGGGAGAAGCCGCTCTAG
- a CDS encoding DUF742 domain-containing protein: MTSHQEGPWLDDAAGRLIRPYTVSGGRTKPTTALDLLSMVMATGSTPQAHMGPEHSLALGLCDGPTSVAEIAAHLRLPAVVTKVLLSDLVDCGALTARAPRFHANPTDRSLLEAVLDGLRQRL; the protein is encoded by the coding sequence GTGACGTCTCATCAGGAAGGGCCCTGGCTCGACGACGCGGCCGGGCGGCTGATCCGCCCGTACACCGTGAGCGGCGGCCGGACCAAACCCACCACCGCCCTGGACCTGCTGTCCATGGTGATGGCGACCGGATCGACCCCCCAGGCACACATGGGTCCCGAGCACAGCCTGGCCCTCGGGCTGTGCGACGGGCCCACCTCGGTGGCCGAGATCGCGGCGCACTTACGGCTCCCGGCCGTCGTCACCAAGGTCCTGCTCTCCGACCTCGTGGACTGCGGGGCGCTGACCGCCCGCGCGCCCCGCTTCCACGCCAATCCCACCGACCGTTCCTTGCTGGAGGCAGTGCTCGATGGCCTACGACAACGGCTCTGA